Sequence from the Opitutaceae bacterium genome:
TTTCGTCGGTCCCCTCAAGCGACAGCGCGAAGCCATTTAAGCGTTCTCCGCTCCCGTTCCATGCACCCTTGAGCGACTTCGCCGACGCCTGCTTCCACCTTGGCTTCGTCAAAGCTATTTCCCCACTGTGCGTGAGCCGAGTCAGCGGGCCTTCCGCAGTTGCACTAAATCGCGCATCGTCAAAACCGACGTCGACCCCCAGCCACCGCGCAACAAACGATGACTGCGCAACGCCTTCAATCGAACCGTTTGTGACATTGCCCGTGGAAAAATCGTAGTCGCCCTTGAGGGAAACCGCCCCCCACGGCTTCGATTGAAAACTGGCGGATCGAACGCTCAGGTTCGGCCAGGAAAACTCCGCCGACGCCTGCGCCGTGGAAGCATCCCAGCCTTTCCCGCGGAGCCTGTCCGCCTTGAATTCGCCTGTCAGCGCAAGCCTGCCATCCCGCGTTCTCATGACTTGCGCGCTCCCGTCAATTTTCCCCTCCGCTTCCAATCCAGGAAACCTGCTCAGATCCGCCTCGATACGGATTTCCGTCTCGGGCGAAAGCAGCGCGCCGCCACGGGCGACAATCACCGGTGCCGCAAGGCTGGCCGACAACCCCGGGCCGGTGATCGAAATCCGCTGCACGGTCAGCGCCTGCACGTCTCCCGAAAAGCCAAGCTCCAGACTCAGCGGCGGCAGTCCTTTCATCGCGTTTGGGGCGGGCTGCGCCCGTGCATGAATCGCCGCGGAGAACCGCCCCTGGCTCCACTCGAGTTCAAGCCCCCCGCCCACGTCCTCATAAGCGGGAGCCAGACCAGCGTCGCGCCCCGCAAGCGTCCAGTCCGCCGCGGATATTGAGGCGGCCTCGGGCAGCCAGCCGCGCTCCGCGAAATGCGCCCGCATCGCACCCTGCTGCCCGCGGAATTCAACCCGGCCCTCCGCTGAATCTGGCGTGGTGCTCGTTGCCGTCAGCCGCCATTTTTCCTCAGCAGAGGCCAGTTCCACGGTCAGTCCACCTTGCTGCGGCCAGGTCAGCCGACCGTCGGCACTCAACCGCCCCCACTGCAGACCCGAAACACCGAGCGAGTCATTGCGCCACAATGCAGAGGCCGTGCGAATTTCGTCCCGCCCCGGCAGCGCGATGCGGCCGCTTCCAAGTCGAACATCGGCAAACCAGTTGTCGATCGAATGGAGGATGCGATCCAGGCGCTCACGCAAATCCACCCAGCCGCGGATGGGGGGTGATGACACAGCGGCCGGCGCTTCCGGACTGACGATATCCACGCTCCAGTCGTCGGCAGCCCAGCTTCCGAGTCGCCCGCGATTCTGAAGCATCCGCCATGGGCTCAAGTCGCCTTCGATTCGCGCCGCGCGCGCGTCGAAGCCGCGCCCCTGCCAGCGGACATTGTGCAGCGCAATACGTCCACCATCGAGCCGCTCCAGCCGCTCGAAGCTCATCCCATGCCGCCGCCCCGCCAGCTTCAGCGGTCCGCCGATCCACAGGGGCAGCGTCAGCAGCGCCGCCAGCAGAATCACCGGCAGGCAGACAAGGACGATGAGGGCGCGACGCATGGAATGATCACGCGCATTCCACGGCGGCTCGTCGACAGCGTTATGCTGTTTCAAGTCCGCTGCGTGCAAGCAGCGCGGTGAGATCAGGATCCCGACCCATGAAGGCGCGGTACAGTTCCTCAGGATCCGCGGAATTTCCCCTGCTGAGAATCTCCTTCACAAACGCCGCGCCGGTCTCGGAATTGAAGACACCCTCCTTCTGAAACCGGGTGAACGCATCGGCGTCCAACACCTCCGCCCACTTGTACGAATAGTAGCCGGCCGCATAACCGACCGGATCGCTGAAAAGATGGTTGAAGCGGAGCAGGATGGTCCGGCCGGGCGGCACCGTCGGGATGATGCAGTCCGCCACCACCGCACGCGCCTTGGCTTCGATGTCGCCATCGAGAAACTCCGCCGTGCGCATGTGAAGCGCGAGGTCCATCTTCGCGAACTGTATCTGCCGCATGACCGCAGCCGCACCGCGGAACCGCCGGGCTGCGATCATCTTCCTGAAGAGTGGCTCGGGGATGGGTTCGCCCGTCTCATGATGCCGCGCAAAGAGATCGAGCCCCGCCCTCTCCCAGGTCCAGTTTTCCAGGATCTGCGACGGGAGTTCGACAAAGTCCCAGGCCACATTGACGCCATTGAGCGACTTGATCTCCACCTCTCCGAGGAGGTGATGCAGCAGATGGCCGAATTCGTGAAAGACCGTCTCGACCTCGCGATGGGTCAGCAGCGCCTGCCGCCCTCCGATCGGTGGCGTCAGATTGCCGCAGATGTAGCCGAGATGGGGTTCGCGTCCCGACGGCGGACTCACTCCACCCGTCAGCAAATAACCCATCCAGGCTCCGCCGCGCTTCGATTCGCGGGGGTGCCAGTCGGCATAGAACGACCCCAGGTGGCGTTTCCTTCGGTCGAAAAGATCGTAGAATCTTACCTCCGGGTGCCAGACCTCAACGCTTCCCGCGGGGCGCTCAACGATGGTCAGGCCGAGCACGCGGTCCGCGATTTCGAAAAGTCCGGAGATCACGCGGTCCATCGGGAAATAGGGGCGAAGCGCCTCCTCGTCAAAATCGTACCGATCCTTCCGCAGGCGTTCCGCCCAGAAGGAAACCTCCCACGCCTTCAGCGTTTCCGACGGGACGCCGAGGCGCTTCGCCTTGAAGTCCTCCAGTTCGCGGCATTCACGCCTGAAGGGATCCTGCGCACGGGCCTTCAAATCCTCGATGAAGGCCAAGGCGCGCGCACCCGTCTTCGCCATGCGGCGCTCCAGCACGAGGTCCGCAAAATGGGATTTGCCGAGAAGCGACGCCTTCTCCGCCCGGAGCGTCAGGATGCGCCGGACGAGATCCGCATTGTCATGCGGAGCCACGGAACCGACGGAGACAAATGCCGACCACACCTGCCGGCGGAGATCCTCGTTCTCCGCATAGGTGAGGACCGGCTCGATCGACGGCCCGTGCAGCGTGAATCGCCAGACCGGTTTCTCCGGAGTGCCGAGCCCCTTGCGCTCCGCATTGGCGCGCGCGGCCGCCTTCGCGTGCGCCGGCAGTCCCTCGAGCTTCGATTCATCCTCGACCAGAAGCTGCCAGGCGTTCGTCGCATCGAGCACGTTTTCCGAATACTTCTGCGTGATCTGGGCAAGCTCACTCTGGAGTTCCTCGAGCCGCCCGCGCTGGGCCTCGGGGAGATCCGCACCGGCAAGTCGGAACGACGCCCCGGTCTCCTCGATCAGGCGCGCATGGATTCCCTTCAACGCGCGTCCTTCCGCGGATTCGCCAAAACTCTTCAACCGCGCCCACAACGGGGCGTTCAACGGAATTTTGGCAAAGAAGGCCGACACCTTTGGCAGCATCGCATTGTGAGCCTCGCGGATCGCGGGCGCATCGGCGACCGACTGCAGGTGCGTGACTTTTCCCCAGGCGAAATTCAGCTCCTCCGTCGACCGCTCGAGCGCCAGGTACGTATTGTCATACGTGAGCGTCCCCATGTCCCGCGACGCAATGGCCGCTATGGCCGCCTCGGCGCGGCTCAGCGCCAGTTCGATGTCGGGAACAATGCGTTCAGCCGAATGCTGCGACCACCGGATCTCAAACGCCGGGTCATTGAAGGGATGCTCACTCATTTCCAGTGAAGCAACCGCACCCGCGGCTCAGGTCAAGTCATGTCGCGCAGGCGCGCAAGGGCCGTCGTGCAGGCCGTGGCGATCATTGTGATGTCCAGGCTGTAGGCAACGAACCGATAGCCTTCCCGAAGCAGCTTTTCGGCAGCATCAGGATCGGACGGCACGGCATGAATGCCCGGGACAATCCGGTTGCGCGTGCATGCGGCGAGAATCCTGGCTTTCGCAGCCAGATAGTCGGGGTGCGAGAACTGCGCGGGAATCCCCATGGAAGCCGTCAGGTCGTAGGGTCCGATGAACACCGCGTCGATGCCGGGCACCGAGAGAATCTCGTCGATCGCATCGACGGCATCAATGTGCTCGATCTGGACGGCGACCAGCACCTCCTCGTTCGCGCGCACCAGTTCATCCTCGACCCGGAGTCCATAACCGTTCGCACGACAGAACCCGACGCCACGAAGCCCGACCGGCGGGTACTTGCACGCCTGCACAAGCAGACTGGCTTCCGCTGCGGTTCGAACCAAGGGGGCGACCACGCCGTCGGCACCGGCGTCGAGGTACCGCTTGACCCAGGCATAGTCCACCCCGTGCAACCGCACAAGCGCTCCGCAGGCGGGGTTGCCCGAACGAATCGCTTGGAAAAGGCGCTGTGCCTCGGGAAGATCCACCGCCGAGTGTTCGCTGTCCACACAGAGGAAGTCGAACCCGCAGGATGCCATCAGCTCCGCGAGCATCGGACTCCCGCTGTTGAGCCAGCTTCCGAGGATGGTTCGTCCTTCGCGAAGGCGCCTGCGGAGATTGGGTCGGGTTGGAATTGCAGTCATGGAAATCTAGGAATGAGAAAGTCCTTAACGGGAATCTTCACGACCAGTTTCAGAACCTCAACCGTGGCACTGTCAATCCTCACGCCACCGCGGTGGGCGTCCAACGGGGTGAAGAGCGAAAAGATGCCAGGCTCCGCAACCACCCGCCCCGCTGGGGACCGCGAATCATAGAAAATGAGGTCCCGGGTCTCATCATAGTCGCCAAAAGGCTTAAGCAATCCCCTCGGACACCACTCGATCACCTCGCCTCCCGCGAGGGTGTATTGAAGATCCACGTGCCTCCGGTGCGTTTCAAAGCGGGCGGAGGATTCAATCACCGTCGCATAGCGGAGGATCAATGCGCGCATCCCGTCGCCGATGTCGAAGCTCCCTTCCTTCGGTTCCGGCGGCAGCGACCTGATCCAGGCGACCGCTCGCACCGCCGCTGCACCGCAGGCATCCAGCCCAAGGTCCTCAAAGTCGCGCAGTTGACCGCAAATCATGCCAGGTTCGTCACGGGCATTCGATGTCAGGAATCACCGCCCGTCGCGGCGTACCCGTACAGAAAGGCGCGATGCAGCTCGAATCGGATCCTGCTCGCACCCGCCGGAGCCCGCTCGCCGCCCTTCCAGCGAAACGTGGCACGCCGCTGGTCTCCGGTCGCCGGCGTGCAGTCCTCCAGTGAAAAACCGGGGCAGGCCCGACCGGCCTCGTCCTGAAGCTCCGCACGAAGCGACCCACCCTGTTTGACATGGACATTGACCGCGACCCGGCTGCCCGCCAGCCGCATCGGTCGCGTGACAGCCTCCCCCACTGTCGCCCCCCCCGCCGAGGATACCAGAGCATACAGCCTGTCAAAGTCCCACGAGGCGCGGCACAAGGCGGTGTTGAACGGCAGCGTCGGCGTCTGGTAGCCGATCACGGTTTCATTGCCAACCTCGATGCGCGGCTTGAAACGCGTGTCAAATATCTCGCCGTGAATGCCCTCCGAGCCTGCGTAGTAAACGAACATTTTTCCGCCTTCGACGATCGGATGATGCATCTGCCACATCATGCCGCCACCGTAGTCGCCCAGGGCCGGATTGGGGAGCGCGGCACGGCGATCGGGTCGCCACCAGTGAAATCCGTCGCGCGACGCGGCGAGTTCGAGGCTCATGGTCTGAATCGCCGCATCATAGTAGTTCACCAGCGCCACATAACCGCCTTCCACCTTGACCGGGCAGACTTCCAGAAACTGCGCGTAGTCGGGATCCCGCCAGTCGCGCGTGAGCACCAGCGTTTCATCCCCCCAATGCGTTCCGTCCGGACTCGAGCGGCGGGCGACGCTGCGCAGACCGCCTCGCGGATTGTTGTCGTACGTGATGATCCGGTCGCCCTCCCGAAGTTTCGGGTAGACCTTGAAGTAGGAGTAGTAGGGGCCGCCGGGAGAGTCGCGATAGACATAGGACACATCTCCTCCTCCTCCGGTCGCCGCATGCAGCGGCCCCTCGGTCAGGATCCAGCTCTTCCCATCCTTCGAATGGTAGCGGTAGGTGCCCAGGCGTTCCTGGGGACCCGGCAGATGGCCAACCTTGTTCTCCTTCATCCCGCCGTAGAGCGGCCCGCGCATGACAAACATTTCGTAGGGCCATTCCTTGTTCGTTGGATCGACGAGGACCGATGCGTAAACCGACGTCCCTCCCGAATCCAAATCAAACAGGATGTTGGTCCTGTCGTAGCCCGGCCAGCGAACGAATGACAGCTCGGGTCGAACCCAGTGCACACCATCCCCGCTCTCAAGATAGGTGAGGCGGCGCTGCTGCTCGTGAATGGTGGTGAGTCCATCAAGCCTCACTTCCGCCGGCGTTGAAACCTGCCAGGCCTTCCACTTTCCGTCGATCGGATCATGCAGGACCGTGCCATGCGCCATGATCCCTCCCGCATCCCATGGCCTCCCCGGCTCAAGCAGGGGATTCCCTGGATCGGGCACGCCCAGCTCAACCCGCCAGGAGACGAGCTGCAACGATTCGAAATCATCCGGCATGAGCAGCGGGAGACGCTGTGAAGTGGAGGCCGCTTCCAGAGCAAGCGCAGCGACGCACGCGCCCGGGATCACGCACAGGCGGAGCCGCAGACAGAGATTTCGGAGCAGTGTTGGTGCCATGGCGGATTCGGGAGAATTGGTTGAATGACCGGACGGGAAGGCGTGACTGCGCCAATCAGAATCTCCGCTCAAGGGAGAACACAACCCGTCGCGGCGACGTTCCGCTGTTTGCCGTGCCCGTGACGACGCGCTGATCCAGGACGTTCTGCACGCGAAACTGCGCATCCCAGGATCCCCTTCCCTGCTTGCGCAGAACTCGCACGCCAACATCCCAGCGCAGGCTGCCGCTCTGCAGCACGATGTTGTCGGGGTTGAGCACCACATCATCGGTGTAGCCAAAGGCATTCTGGAAGTAAACCGACCAGACCGGGCTTCTGTAGCCAAGATAGCTGCCCATGAAATTCAGGCGCACAGGCGTGTCCCCGCGCTGCCTCCGCTTCACGACCGTCTGATCGGACTGGACGGCGAATATCGCAGTGTGCGCAAACGCACCCGACGCATAGAACGAGAGCCTGTCCGTCGGCGCCCCCGACAACTCGAACTCCACCCCCTCCGCCGTGGAACTCGGATCCACCACGTTCTCGCGCCAGTTGTACAACGGGCTCAGCTCGTCATTGCGGTTGGTGCGGAAATTCACCGAGCGGATGTCGCTTCCCTCGAGAATCTTGTAGTAGGAGACATTGAAGGTGTACTTGCCGCCAAACAGCTCCGACTTGATGCCGATCTCATCGAGCTCCACCGTGCGCGATGCCGCGACCCGCGCCGCGGGATCCCGGCCCGCCACTCCAAACGTTCCCTCGGGATAGCGGAGCACATTCCGCTCCGGATCCTGTTGCTCCGCATGGACCGCAAAGAGATTGGCCCCGGAGAACAGCCGGTATCCGGCGCCGACCCGCCAGGTTTTGTCCGTTGGCTCCGGGCGCGACGCCGTGAAGCTGTTGTTCATCAAATTGTGGATGTCCTCCTCGATCTTGTCATAGCGCCATCCTCCGGTGACCTGCAGGCGATCCTCCCATGCTTTCACGGTGTGCTGCACATAGAACGACGTCTCCTCAACGTCCCGCGTCTCCTCCGTCGAGACCCTCTGCGCCGGCAGATCGCTCCGCTTCAGGTTGAGAAAGGCACTGTTGTCGAGTATGCGAAAAATGCCGCCCGTATTGGCGCGCTTGAACCGGTCAAAAATGTCGCGCTTCGTGTATTCATATCCCACGAGAGTCTGGTGCGACATCTTCGCAAAATTGTATTCCATCAGGAAATCGCCCTGGTAGGACACAAATTCGGTGTCGCGCTCCGTGGTGTCGTGCCGCAGCGCCATGGTCCAGTCGATCGGCGGACCGAGCGGATTGGCCGGGTCGAAGATGTAGTTCCCGAATCCGCGCAGGCGCGTCAGCTCGCGGTCAACCTCTGTCTTCACCCAGAGGACGCCCTGCCGGGTCGAAAGCCAGTCGTTGAACTTGTGGTTGACCTGGGTCAGCACTTCGTAGTCCTGCGCATCGGGCTTGACCCACGATGCCGTCTGGGGCGTGTCCTGCGGCAGCATGCGCGTCTTGTGAAGCGCACCGTCCTGCGGAAAGGTCCGGAAGACCTGTCCGTTCGGCGCCCGGTAGAAGAACTGCATTTCATCCTGGATCTCGAAAAACTCCGCCGACGGCGTCCGGCCTGACTGCAGCGTTCCCTCGACCAGCAGGTCCGTCCGGTCCGTGAGCTGCACATGGACGGAGGGGAAGAACGCAAACGTGTCATAGCGTTCGTTGGGAAGGTAGATCTCGCCGCCCGTGTAGGAGGCTATCGCCCGGTAGAGCACCCGCCCGTCGGAGGTGAGCGGTCCGGTGCTGTCGAGCACGCTCTTGTTGTAGCTGAAGTCGTCGATCGTGAAGCTCACGGAATTCATCCGCTTCTTCTGCGGCTTCTTGGTGACCAGATTCACGACGCCCCCCGCCTCGCCACGCCCCGTGGTCGCCGAGCCGAGCCCCTTGATCACCTCAATGCGGTCGATGTTGGCCATGTCCTTTCGGAACTGCATCGACTGGCCGGAGGTGTAGCGGAAGCTGTTTCTGAACTGGCTGAAGACATCGATCGACCGGACCTGAAACTGGTCCTGTCCGCCATTGCGCACCGTGACGCCCGGGAGAAACGCAACGGCCTCGCCCAGTGTCGGCGCCGCCAGTTCCTTGATCATGCGCTCGCTCGCAATGTTGACCGTCTGCGGGATGTCCCGCAAAGGCGTGTTCAGGCGCGTGACCGACGTCGCCGATGTCACGCCATAGCCGCTGGCGTCCTCCTTCGCTTCAACCGAGAAGGGCGTCAGGGTGATCACATCCTTGTCGTCGGGTGCGGTGCTTGAAACAGTCTGTGCGGCGGCTTCTCCGGCGATCGCCGGCAGCACGGCGAGAAGGAGGGTCCGCAGGATTTTTGCGCGGGATATTCCATTCCCGTATGAGGTGTGCGATTTCATGGGGTTGCAGTGGTTTGCGGTCGCGCGATCCAGTCCGGCCATCGGACGGGGATCGCTGTGGCACGCATCCATGCGAATGCGCGGTTGACGCGCAAACCGGACGACGTGTTATGATAACGTCCAGTGAACTCCCGCCCCTCCCGAGCCAGTCTTCATGAGGTCGCCGCCGCCTGCGGCGTTTCGGCCATGACGGTGTCACGAGCCATGCGGAACCACCCGAACGTCGCCCCCGCCACGCGACGCCTCATCGTGAACGCCGCAAGAAAGGCGGGGTACGCGCCTGATCCCTACATGGCGCGGCTGATGGCCAGGGTCCGCAGCCATCGCCACAAGGATTCCGAGGCGGTCGTCGCCGTGCTGCGCGACTATCACCAGGGCGACGACCTGCTCGACTCCGCCTACCACTACGCTCCGCTGCGCGACATCAGCCACCACGCGGCGCGCTACGGCTACCGCGCAGAGGAGTTCCGGCTCGACCGCGCCAAGATGTCCCCGGAACGGCTGCGCCAGATCCTGGATGCACGCGGCATCGAGGGCCTGATCGTCTCGCCGCAGTCATCCCGGAGCATCGGGCGCGAAATGGACTACTCGGGTTTCGCCGCCGTGACGCTCGGCTACGGCCTTCCCAACCCGGGATTGCATCGCGCAAGCACCAACATGACCCGCGGCATCCTCAAGGCGACCCGCGAACTCGCCGACCGCGGCTACCGCCGCATCGGCCTCGCCGTGTCCGAATGGATCGACGCCCGCTCCGACCACACCTACACGGGCGCGATGCTCAACCATCAGCGCCTGATCAGGCCCGCCGACCGGGTGCCGCTCCTGCTCTTTCCCAAGAACAACATCGCCGAGGACAAGCGCTACTTCTGCACCTGGTTCCGCCGCCACCGGCCCGACGTCGTCATCTCCTTTGACACCTACGTCCCGGATTGGCTGACAGGGGATCTGGGGCTGAGCATCCCCGGGGACTGCGGATTCGTCGTCCACGACTGGATCGAGCGCTGCCCGCACCATGCAGGCATCGATCACCGCCGCCCGGACGTCATTGGCGCCGCCATGGACCTCCTGGCGACGCAGCTCCTCAACAACGAGCGGGGTGTGCCGGCCGTCGCGCGGCAGGTCCTTATCGAGCCCGCGTGGATCGATGGACCCAGCATACGCCCCCGTTGAAATCGCATCGAATGTTATCATAGCAGCCCCCGGGAATTGTCAGGGGCGGCCCGCTGGGAATCATCGTCCACTTTGCATCGTATGCCAAAACACCCCGGCGCCCGGCGCTCCGCTCCCCTCCCACTTGTCCTGGTGACATCCGAAACGCGCCGCGAGGAGCTGGCTCCCCTGCGCGGCATCGCCCGGCTGCTCGTTGGTCCCGGCGGCGGCAACACGATGCCCAGGTCCGAGGTCCTTCGATGGGCCCCAAAAGTTGCGGCCATCATCTGCCGCGGAGAACTGCAGGTGGATGCCGAGATCCTGGAGCGCGCCCCCCACCTGCGCATTGTCGCCAGTGCGTCGGTCGGAGTCGACAAGCTGGACCTCGCCCGCATGGAACGCCAGGGCGTCTTCGCCACAAATGCGCCGGATTACTTCGTCGAGGCAACGGCCGACTACACGCTCGGGGCGATAATATCCCTCCTGCGGCGGCTCAATGAGGCGGATCGCTACGTGCGCCGGGGTCAATGGCGCAGCTTCCAGCCCGGTGCGTGGGACGGAGCGCTGCTGCGCGGAAAGGTTCTCGGCCTCGTCGGCTACGGCGCCATCGGCCAGGCGGTCGCACGGCGCGCGGCGGGATTCGGCCTGGAGGTCATCCACTACCGGCGCACCCCGTCGCGGGATGCTGGATACACGCCTCTCGAACAGCTCCTGGCCCGATCCGACATTGTGTCCCTCCATGTCCCCTTGAACGAGGATTCGCGCGCATTGATCGACGAGCAAAGACTCCGGCGGATGAAGCCGGGGGCCTGCCTGGTCAATGTGTCCCGCGGACAGGTTGTTGATGAGCCGGCACTGATTTCAGCCCTTGAGTCAGGGCGGCTCGCCGGTGCCGCGCTCGATGTGTTTGCCGACGAGCCTCGCGTGCCGCTGGCATTGCGCCGGCTGCCCAATACGCTGCTCACACCTCACATTGGTGGAGGCACGGTGGAAAGCCGCAGACATTCGTCGCTCACCTGCGCGAGGGCTGTTGCGCGAGTCCTCTCTGGACAACGGCCTGATAATCTCAAGAACAACCCCTCCGCCGGTTCCCTCCGGAAATGGCGCGGCTCCAAACCCTCGGCCAATCCCAAATGATGAGCACTTCATCCGTCCATGAACCCGAACTCATTCGGAAGATCAGCTTTCGCCTGCTGCCATTCCTGATGCTGCTTTACCTGGTCGCCTACATCGACCGGGCGAACATTTCAGTCGCAGCACTTCAGATGAACGCCGATCTTGGGTTGAGCGCCCGCATGTATGGACTCGGTGCCGGCCTCTTCTACGTCACCTACATTCTCTTCGAGGTCCCCAGCAACATCATCCTGGCCCGCGTGGGCGCGCGACGCTGGATCGCCCGCATCATGCTTACCTGGGGAATGATCGCCGCCGGCATGGCGTTCATCCACACCGCCGGTCAGCTCTACACGATGCGGCTCCTCCTCGGCGCCGCGGAAGCGGGCTTCACCCCAGGCATCATCTACTACCTGAGCCGCTGGTACCCGTCCCGCCACCGCGCCGGTGCGCTCTCCTATTTCTACATCGCGGCGGCGCTTGCCTCGGTCGTCGGGCTCCCTCTCTCCGGAGCGCTCCTGGGGCTCGACGGCTGGCATGGCTTCTCAGGGTGGCGCTGGCTCTATTTTCTCGAGGGAATACCCGCCATGATTCTCGGTGTCGCGGTTTTCTACTACCTGCCTGACCGGCCCTCGAAGGCCCGATGGCTTTCACGCGATCAGGCGGACTGGCTGGAAAACACGATCGCGGATGAGTCCGCCGCAGCCCCTGCCGCCAAATCACACGCCGCTGGCTGGCGGCGCGCCTTCAGCGACAGCCGGGTCTGGCTCCTGAGCCTGTTCTGGCTTCTCCAGGCGTTCGGCACCATCGGTGTTACGCTTTTCCTGCCGCAGATCCTGAAGAGCCTCTCGAACGCCAGCAATTTTCTGGTGAGCCTCTACTCCGCCCTGCCGTTCATCTTCGCCTGCATTTTCATGTACGTGAACGGCCGGCATTCCGATCGCACCGGAGAGCGGCGCTGGCATCTGGGACTTCCCCTCATGGTCTCGGGAATCCTGCTGGCCGTGGCAACAACCAGCAGCAACCTCACCTTCGCCTATGTTCTCCTGGTGCTTGCCGTGGGATTCAACTGGGCCGTGACACCTGTCTTCTGGGCGGTGACCACGGAATACCTGGCAGGCGGCGTTGCCGCGGCGGGGGCCATCGCCCTCATCAATTCCGTCGCCAACCTCGCCGGCGTGGGTCTGCCCCCAGCGATGGGCTGGATTCGCGACCACCGCGGGAGCTACCAGCTCGCACTCCTGCTCATAGCGCTCGCGCTCTTCCTCGGAGGAATCCTCGGTCATGCGCTCGCCGGAAAGAAGCCCGGCTCATCCTGTTGATGCCTGCTTCGCTTGTTGAAATTCGCGCCTGACACCGCCCTGCTCCCTTTCTGAACAAGACGCCATGAAGATCACACGATTGGAGACTTTCCACGTCCGCCCCCGCTGGCTCCTCGTCCGCGTGCACACCGACTCCGGACTCAGCGGCTGGGGTGAAGCGACGCTTGAGGCCCGCTCGCTCACCGTGGAAACGATGGTCCGCGAAATGTCCGGCTGGCTGATCGGCCAGGACCCGCGCCGCATCGAGCACATCTGGCAGACGCTGCACCGCGGAAGTTTCTATCGCGGCGGCCCCGTCCACGGCTCGGCCATCGCCGGAATAGACATCGCACTCTGGGACATCCTTGGAAAGAGCCTCGGGACTCCAGTGCATCAACTGCTGGGCGGACGCGTTCGCGACAGGATCCGCATGTATGCCTGGACGGACGCGGGCACCGCCGACGACTACGTCAATTCGGTTCGCGACCTGCGCGACCGCCGGGGTCTGACCGCATTCAAGTACAACGCCACCGGTCAGATGCGCCCGGTTTCGTCGCTCTCCGCGATTGAGACCGCCGTCACCCGGTTCAAGGACCTGCGGAAACTGGTCGGGCCAGATGTCGACATCGCAGCCGACTTCCACGGTCGTCTGACGTTCGCCGATGCCAAACGCCTGATCGGCCGCCTCGAGGAATTTCATCCGCTGTTCATCGAGGAACCCATTCTTCCCGGCGATCCGGAAGGCATGCGACTGATCGCGGAATCGACCCGGATCCCCATCGCCGCCGGTGAACGCCTTTTCAATCGCTGGGATTTTCAGCCCCTTCTCGATCGCCGCGCGATCAGCGTTGCCCAGCCCGACCTCGCACACGCCGGGGGAATTTCCGAGACGCGCCGCATCGCCGCACTCGCCGAATCGCGCGACATACTCGTCGCCCCGCACTGCCCGGTCGGCCCGGTCGGCCTGGCCGCATCCCTGCAAATCGACGCGGCCTGCCCCAATTTTCTGATCCAGGAGCACGTCACCCTCGGCGAATCGCTCCTGACCAAGCCATTCGTGCTCGAAGCCGGATTCCTGAAGGTGCCCGAAGCCCCCGGCCTGGGCGTCGAAATTGATGAAAAGAAACTCGCT
This genomic interval carries:
- a CDS encoding M3 family metallopeptidase, producing the protein MSEHPFNDPAFEIRWSQHSAERIVPDIELALSRAEAAIAAIASRDMGTLTYDNTYLALERSTEELNFAWGKVTHLQSVADAPAIREAHNAMLPKVSAFFAKIPLNAPLWARLKSFGESAEGRALKGIHARLIEETGASFRLAGADLPEAQRGRLEELQSELAQITQKYSENVLDATNAWQLLVEDESKLEGLPAHAKAAARANAERKGLGTPEKPVWRFTLHGPSIEPVLTYAENEDLRRQVWSAFVSVGSVAPHDNADLVRRILTLRAEKASLLGKSHFADLVLERRMAKTGARALAFIEDLKARAQDPFRRECRELEDFKAKRLGVPSETLKAWEVSFWAERLRKDRYDFDEEALRPYFPMDRVISGLFEIADRVLGLTIVERPAGSVEVWHPEVRFYDLFDRRKRHLGSFYADWHPRESKRGGAWMGYLLTGGVSPPSGREPHLGYICGNLTPPIGGRQALLTHREVETVFHEFGHLLHHLLGEVEIKSLNGVNVAWDFVELPSQILENWTWERAGLDLFARHHETGEPIPEPLFRKMIAARRFRGAAAVMRQIQFAKMDLALHMRTAEFLDGDIEAKARAVVADCIIPTVPPGRTILLRFNHLFSDPVGYAAGYYSYKWAEVLDADAFTRFQKEGVFNSETGAAFVKEILSRGNSADPEELYRAFMGRDPDLTALLARSGLETA
- a CDS encoding YhcH/YjgK/YiaL family protein codes for the protein MICGQLRDFEDLGLDACGAAAVRAVAWIRSLPPEPKEGSFDIGDGMRALILRYATVIESSARFETHRRHVDLQYTLAGGEVIEWCPRGLLKPFGDYDETRDLIFYDSRSPAGRVVAEPGIFSLFTPLDAHRGGVRIDSATVEVLKLVVKIPVKDFLIPRFP
- a CDS encoding 2,4-dihydroxyhept-2-ene-1,7-dioic acid aldolase; this encodes MTAIPTRPNLRRRLREGRTILGSWLNSGSPMLAELMASCGFDFLCVDSEHSAVDLPEAQRLFQAIRSGNPACGALVRLHGVDYAWVKRYLDAGADGVVAPLVRTAAEASLLVQACKYPPVGLRGVGFCRANGYGLRVEDELVRANEEVLVAVQIEHIDAVDAIDEILSVPGIDAVFIGPYDLTASMGIPAQFSHPDYLAAKARILAACTRNRIVPGIHAVPSDPDAAEKLLREGYRFVAYSLDITMIATACTTALARLRDMT
- a CDS encoding TonB-dependent receptor plug domain-containing protein — encoded protein: MKSHTSYGNGISRAKILRTLLLAVLPAIAGEAAAQTVSSTAPDDKDVITLTPFSVEAKEDASGYGVTSATSVTRLNTPLRDIPQTVNIASERMIKELAAPTLGEAVAFLPGVTVRNGGQDQFQVRSIDVFSQFRNSFRYTSGQSMQFRKDMANIDRIEVIKGLGSATTGRGEAGGVVNLVTKKPQKKRMNSVSFTIDDFSYNKSVLDSTGPLTSDGRVLYRAIASYTGGEIYLPNERYDTFAFFPSVHVQLTDRTDLLVEGTLQSGRTPSAEFFEIQDEMQFFYRAPNGQVFRTFPQDGALHKTRMLPQDTPQTASWVKPDAQDYEVLTQVNHKFNDWLSTRQGVLWVKTEVDRELTRLRGFGNYIFDPANPLGPPIDWTMALRHDTTERDTEFVSYQGDFLMEYNFAKMSHQTLVGYEYTKRDIFDRFKRANTGGIFRILDNSAFLNLKRSDLPAQRVSTEETRDVEETSFYVQHTVKAWEDRLQVTGGWRYDKIEEDIHNLMNNSFTASRPEPTDKTWRVGAGYRLFSGANLFAVHAEQQDPERNVLRYPEGTFGVAGRDPAARVAASRTVELDEIGIKSELFGGKYTFNVSYYKILEGSDIRSVNFRTNRNDELSPLYNWRENVVDPSSTAEGVEFELSGAPTDRLSFYASGAFAHTAIFAVQSDQTVVKRRQRGDTPVRLNFMGSYLGYRSPVWSVYFQNAFGYTDDVVLNPDNIVLQSGSLRWDVGVRVLRKQGRGSWDAQFRVQNVLDQRVVTGTANSGTSPRRVVFSLERRF